A window of Paraburkholderia sp. ZP32-5 genomic DNA:
CCGTGCGGGACTCCTGCAAAAGCTCGCCGTGAATTTCTTCGCGCGTGAGCCGTAGCAAGGTCATCGGCATGACGACCGAGTAGAGCACCCCTTCGTACATCGTGATGACGCTGGAAAGAGACAACGCGCGCGCGCCGAACAGCGGCACTATCCACGGCAGCACGAACGCTCTGGCCGCGTAAAACAGCGCGTGGATCGCCGTCACCGCCACCGCGACGCGCCGGGATTGGACCGCCGGCATGCCGTCGTTTCGCATCAATTCAACGGATGTCATCCCGCTAGCCAGCGCGATCGGTACGGCGCTGACATAGAGCCACACGACAGCCTGCCAGCGCTGACCCGCCGCGGCCCACGTGAGCCCCATCAACAGCAGCAAAGCGATCGAACCGACGAGATAGCGCCGGCCATTGAACATGGCCACGCCGTGCAGCACGGTCAGATAGCCGGCGAGAATAACGAGGTTACTCACCGCGGGACCCGCGGCACCCAGCAGCGGGCTCCTGAATGCCGCCAGCGCGCAGCCGATTCCGAGCGTCGCATAGCCGGCGGCTAGCGCGCGCAATTCTTTGCGGCGCTTGGGATGGGACAGGTGCTCCCAATACGTCATCGCGGAACTGACGAACAGGGTTCCGATTACAAGAAAATAGAGAGTGGCTAAATCGACTTTCATCGCTGACATCAGAGCGCGTGCCCGCCACGACAGGGAAAAAGATTAAACATACAACACGGGATAACGGCCGCTGCCGTATTCGTTGGCGAAATGATAACGGAAGGCGCGGCAGGAAAGTCCGTTAAAGCGGGGGGCGAGCATGCGGCCGGTCGGTAATTTTTTCGTCTCGAGCCTTGTTTGCTGGCTTATCGGCAGCGTGACGATAGCGCATATCCGTTGCGCGTCGAAGCTGTCGTTGATTTGATGCATGCCGAGGGGCGGTTGGATCGACGTCCCATGCGCGTCGCGTTTTCGGCGCGTGCCAGTGCCCAGTGCCCGAACAAAGGGCGGGGCGATTCGCCCGCCTACGCGGACGTCGTGGTGTTCGCGAGCATCGATCGACGGCAGGCGGGGCTGCCGCAACGGCACGCATATTGTCGGCCGATGTCGTCGGTAATATCGCCATCGACGACGAGGCCGTAATCGATGAATAGCTCTTCGCCAGGCTCGATGGCGGTGACGGCATGGATAAAAACGCGCTCGCCGGTCTCGATCGCCTCGCAGTTCGGCGTGCACGCATGGTTCAGGAAGCGGGCGCTGTTGCCGCCACGGCTGCCGTCGATCACGCGGCCGTTGGACAGACCGAAGACGAAGGTATGTCCGTCGTCGGACTGCTGACGGGCCGCTGCGCGACGCCAGCTGGTCACTTCGCCTTTGTATTCGATCAGGCGGTCACCGGCCGCGATGGGTTGCAGCGCAAATAGCCCGGTGCCGTGGACGGACGAACGTCGTGCCGTGAAGCGTCGAAGTGTCATGCTGGGATTGGCGGTTGGTGACGCATGGCGGAATGCGTGATTCCTCGAAGGCGCTCAGCATACAGGCCCGGCCGCGCGCGTTCAACTTGCCGCCGCGCCGTATGGTGTCCAACCGGTGTGCGACCAGATGTGCAACTAATCGTCTGTCGCGCGCGCTGACCGAAAAGCGCCACCGCGCGACAGCTCGCCGGACCCGGCCCGGCAGATCGAACTCGGCGGCGCCCCCGGAATTCAAGGGGCCGAAGGCTACGCCGCCAGCTTCAGCGCCTGCGCGAAATCCGCTATCAGGTCGTCGATATCCTCGATGCCGGCGGACAGCCGCAGCATGCCGTCGGAAATGCCCATCGCCTTGCGCGTTTCCGCCCCGGCTTCGAAAAAGATCGTCGGCGCAACGGGGATGATCAGCGTGCGCGTGTCGCCGAGGCCGGTCGCCTTGATCGGCAGCCTGAGCGCGTTGACGACTTCGATCATGCGATCCGCGTTCAGCAATTCGAACGACAACAGCCACGATGCGCCTTTGAACAGCGCCTGCGCGATGTCGTATTGCGGATGGCTCTTCAGGCCCGGATAGAACACCTTGCCGATCGCTGCGTGCCCTTCGAGAAACTGCGCGAGCGCGAGCGCATTGTCGCTGCTTTGCTTGACGCGCAACGCGAGCGTTTCCGCGCCCATCGCGATCGAGTGCGCCTGCTCGGACGACAACGCCGCCCCCATGTCGCGCAGGCCCTTCTTGCGAATCTGCAGAAGCCCCTGATCTTTCGCCGCCGAGCGCCGGTAGTCGTCGGCGATATTCGGGTAGGCGCTCCAGTCGAACAGGCCCGTATCCGTCACCGCGCCGCCGAGTGCCGCGCCATGACCCGCGATGGTCTTCGTCAACGAGTTGATGACGAGGCTCGCGCCGACCGCCTTGGGCTTGAACACGGCGGGCGAGGTGATCGTGTTGTCGACGAAGTACACGATGCCGCGCTCGCGGCACACGTCGCCGATGCCTTGCAGGTCGGGAATCTGCGTGCCCGGATTCGCGATGGTCTCGACGAATACCATGCGCGTATTCGGCCGGATCGCGTTTTT
This region includes:
- a CDS encoding cystathionine gamma-synthase family protein, producing the protein MDKQGFTTGIVHGDRIAGTEHGALRQPIHTSVQYGFERVEDLIGVFQGTKKGGFNYARQGTPTTAALERKITSLEEGVGTICFSTGMAAITATFLTLLRAGDHLVSSRYVFGNTNSLFGTLRTLGVEVTTVDAANIDEVKNAIRPNTRMVFVETIANPGTQIPDLQGIGDVCRERGIVYFVDNTITSPAVFKPKAVGASLVINSLTKTIAGHGAALGGAVTDTGLFDWSAYPNIADDYRRSAAKDQGLLQIRKKGLRDMGAALSSEQAHSIAMGAETLALRVKQSSDNALALAQFLEGHAAIGKVFYPGLKSHPQYDIAQALFKGASWLLSFELLNADRMIEVVNALRLPIKATGLGDTRTLIIPVAPTIFFEAGAETRKAMGISDGMLRLSAGIEDIDDLIADFAQALKLAA
- a CDS encoding SET domain-containing protein; its protein translation is MTLRRFTARRSSVHGTGLFALQPIAAGDRLIEYKGEVTSWRRAAARQQSDDGHTFVFGLSNGRVIDGSRGGNSARFLNHACTPNCEAIETGERVFIHAVTAIEPGEELFIDYGLVVDGDITDDIGRQYACRCGSPACRRSMLANTTTSA
- a CDS encoding GGDEF domain-containing protein, whose product is MKVDLATLYFLVIGTLFVSSAMTYWEHLSHPKRRKELRALAAGYATLGIGCALAAFRSPLLGAAGPAVSNLVILAGYLTVLHGVAMFNGRRYLVGSIALLLLMGLTWAAAGQRWQAVVWLYVSAVPIALASGMTSVELMRNDGMPAVQSRRVAVAVTAIHALFYAARAFVLPWIVPLFGARALSLSSVITMYEGVLYSVVMPMTLLRLTREEIHGELLQESRTDYLTRLGNRKLFFEDGERVIRDYAMHRRPVTLLAFDLDHFKRINDRHGHKTGDEVLRSFAETVRSVTDADAILARIGGEEFAALLPGYDSQRAKQIGETVANRFAALSHGTDGDTIRATVSIGLAESSGEIASLTELLSAADQALYRAKSLGGNRLEQTPAAVLSAASYSSSGDRA